A DNA window from Burkholderia sp. HI2500 contains the following coding sequences:
- a CDS encoding precorrin-8X methylmutase: MLDYIRDGQEIYRQSFATIRAEADLSQVPPDLEKLAVRVIHACGMVDVVYDLRFSAGAGTAGRTALAAGAPILCDARMVAEGITRARLPADNRVICTLGEPEVPDLARHLGNTRSAAALELWRPHLAGSVVVIGNAPTALFHLLDMIDAGAPRPALILGFPVGFIGAAESKALLDADSRGVPYVALLGRRGGSAMAAAAVNALATEVE, encoded by the coding sequence ATGCTTGACTACATTCGCGACGGGCAGGAAATCTACCGCCAGTCGTTCGCGACGATCCGCGCCGAGGCCGACCTGTCGCAGGTTCCGCCCGACCTCGAGAAACTCGCGGTGCGCGTGATCCATGCGTGCGGGATGGTCGACGTCGTCTACGACCTGCGCTTCTCGGCCGGCGCCGGCACGGCGGGCCGCACGGCGCTCGCCGCCGGCGCGCCGATCCTGTGCGATGCGCGGATGGTCGCCGAAGGCATTACGCGTGCGCGGCTGCCTGCCGACAACCGCGTGATCTGCACGCTCGGCGAGCCCGAGGTGCCCGATCTCGCGCGGCATCTCGGCAACACGCGTTCGGCCGCCGCGCTCGAGCTGTGGCGTCCGCATCTCGCGGGCAGCGTCGTCGTGATCGGCAATGCGCCGACCGCGCTGTTCCATCTGCTCGACATGATCGACGCCGGCGCGCCGCGCCCCGCGCTGATCCTCGGTTTCCCGGTCGGCTTCATCGGCGCGGCCGAATCGAAGGCGCTGCTCGACGCCGACAGCCGCGGCGTGCCGTACGTCGCCCTGCTCGGCCGGCGCGGCGGCAGCGCGATGGCGGCGGCGGCGGTCAACGCACTCGCGACGGAGGTCGAATGA
- a CDS encoding MFS transporter — protein MNDRTTRIAFFLCGFAAFLNLYSTQGILHELAATFGVSAERAGQGVSATTTAVAIIAPFVGMLAARIERRVAISLAAVAVALPVVWSAQAGGFTSFLGARFAAGLVMPFIFALSIAYIAERFDRGTSAEISALFVAGTTLGGFAGRFATNLMTSIWGWRHALDVVAALCLVTGVAIYASLPASGAIARRVEHVADSGAGPSWRIVTRGPLLASFAIGACVLASQVATFTFVGLRLARAPFNFGTVGIGAIYAVFLVAVVVTPLAGRLARHRGPRAPGLAAAALAIGGALLTLSDHVPVILAGLALSSTAVFVEQASANTFISQAASSARSTAIGIYLSCYYFGGSLGSILPVPGWHRWGWAGCVAFVVATQAIVGVLVYRFWRADGTAGTAQADARGVTPTR, from the coding sequence ATGAACGACAGGACCACGCGCATCGCGTTCTTTCTCTGCGGCTTCGCCGCGTTTCTCAATCTGTATTCGACGCAGGGCATCCTGCACGAACTCGCGGCCACCTTCGGTGTCAGCGCGGAGCGCGCGGGGCAGGGCGTGAGCGCCACCACGACGGCCGTCGCCATTATCGCGCCGTTCGTCGGCATGCTGGCCGCGCGCATCGAGCGGCGCGTCGCGATCTCGCTCGCGGCGGTGGCCGTCGCGCTGCCGGTCGTGTGGTCCGCGCAGGCGGGCGGTTTCACGTCGTTCCTCGGCGCGCGCTTTGCAGCCGGTCTCGTCATGCCCTTCATTTTCGCGCTGTCGATCGCCTATATCGCCGAGCGCTTCGATCGCGGCACCTCCGCCGAGATCAGCGCGCTGTTCGTCGCCGGCACGACGCTCGGCGGTTTCGCCGGCCGCTTCGCGACCAACCTGATGACGTCGATCTGGGGCTGGCGGCATGCGCTCGACGTCGTCGCGGCGCTGTGTCTCGTCACGGGCGTCGCGATCTACGCGAGCCTGCCGGCGTCCGGCGCGATCGCGCGGCGCGTCGAGCACGTTGCGGATAGCGGCGCGGGGCCGTCCTGGCGCATCGTCACGCGCGGCCCGCTGCTTGCATCGTTCGCGATCGGCGCATGCGTGCTCGCGTCGCAGGTCGCGACGTTCACGTTCGTCGGCCTGCGCCTGGCCCGCGCGCCGTTCAACTTCGGCACGGTCGGGATCGGCGCGATCTATGCGGTGTTTCTGGTGGCGGTGGTCGTGACCCCGCTGGCAGGACGCCTCGCGCGGCATCGCGGCCCGCGCGCGCCGGGGCTTGCCGCGGCCGCGCTCGCGATCGGCGGGGCGCTGCTCACGCTGTCCGACCACGTGCCGGTGATCCTGGCCGGCCTCGCACTCAGCTCGACCGCCGTGTTCGTCGAACAGGCGTCGGCCAATACGTTCATCTCGCAGGCGGCGTCGAGCGCGCGCTCGACGGCGATCGGCATCTACCTGTCCTGCTATTACTTCGGCGGCAGCCTCGGCTCGATCCTGCCGGTGCCCGGCTGGCATCGGTGGGGATGGGCCGGCTGCGTCGCGTTCGTGGTCGCGACGCAAGCGATCGTCGGCGTGCTCGTGTACCGGTTCTGGCGCGCCGACGGCACAGCCGGCACCGCGCAGGCCGACGCACGCGGCGTCACGCCGACGCGCTGA
- the cbiE gene encoding precorrin-6y C5,15-methyltransferase (decarboxylating) subunit CbiE: protein MTAWLTVVGIGDDGYAGLGRSARRALLDATLVVGAKRHLDMLPARLPAAREAWPSPFDLAGVLARRASPVCVLASGDPMLFGVGATLARQLSPDEWRVLPAPSSLSLAAARLGWALQEVGAVSLVGRPLATLARHLLPGRRLFVLSADGRTPAAVAAELVARGFGPTRISVFEHLGGPLERRLDALAQDWRIDETAALNLVALDCQAGRDAPRRALTPGLPDDAYRHDGQLTKRDLRAMTLGRLAPAPGELLWDVGAGSGSIGIEWMRAHPSCQAIAIEAHAERQRFIEHNRDALGVPGLQLVAGRAPDALAGLAAPDAIFIGGGATAPGVLDACWATLKPGGRLVANAVTLQGEMTLAAWREAHGGTLTRVSLAHAEPLGRFDTWRQPLPVTLYDVRKPDAADTSAAPATTNATDA from the coding sequence ATGACGGCGTGGCTGACGGTAGTGGGCATCGGCGACGACGGTTACGCGGGGCTCGGGCGCAGTGCGCGTCGCGCACTGCTCGACGCGACGCTCGTCGTCGGCGCGAAGCGGCATCTCGACATGCTGCCCGCGCGGCTGCCGGCCGCGCGCGAAGCGTGGCCGTCGCCGTTCGACCTCGCGGGCGTGCTGGCGCGGCGCGCGTCGCCCGTCTGCGTGCTCGCCAGCGGCGACCCGATGCTGTTCGGTGTCGGCGCCACGCTCGCGCGCCAGCTTTCCCCCGACGAATGGCGCGTACTGCCCGCGCCGTCCTCGCTGTCGCTCGCGGCCGCGCGCCTCGGCTGGGCGCTGCAGGAGGTCGGCGCGGTCTCGCTCGTCGGCCGGCCGCTTGCGACGCTCGCGCGTCATCTGCTGCCCGGGCGCCGCCTGTTCGTGCTGAGCGCCGACGGCCGCACGCCGGCCGCCGTCGCGGCCGAACTCGTCGCACGCGGCTTCGGGCCGACGCGCATCAGCGTGTTCGAACATCTCGGTGGCCCGCTCGAGCGGCGTCTCGACGCTCTCGCGCAGGACTGGCGCATCGACGAAACGGCCGCGCTCAACCTGGTCGCGCTCGATTGCCAGGCCGGCCGTGACGCGCCGCGCCGCGCGCTCACGCCCGGCCTGCCCGACGATGCGTACCGTCACGACGGCCAGCTCACCAAGCGCGACCTGCGCGCGATGACGCTCGGGCGTCTCGCGCCCGCGCCCGGCGAGCTGCTGTGGGACGTCGGCGCCGGCAGCGGCTCGATCGGCATCGAATGGATGCGCGCGCATCCGTCATGCCAGGCGATCGCGATCGAAGCGCATGCGGAGCGGCAGCGCTTCATCGAGCACAACCGCGACGCGCTTGGCGTGCCGGGCCTGCAGCTCGTCGCGGGCCGCGCGCCCGACGCGCTCGCGGGGCTCGCCGCGCCCGACGCGATCTTCATCGGCGGCGGGGCGACCGCGCCCGGCGTGCTCGACGCGTGCTGGGCAACGCTGAAGCCCGGCGGCCGGCTGGTCGCGAACGCGGTCACGCTGCAGGGCGAGATGACGCTCGCCGCCTGGCGCGAGGCGCACGGCGGCACGCTCACGCGCGTGTCGCTCGCCCACGCCGAGCCGCTCGGCCGCTTCGATACGTGGCGACAACCGTTGCCGGTCACGCTGTACGACGTGCGCAAGCCCGACGCGGCCGACACGTCCGCAGCGCCGGCCACGACGAACGCAACGGACGCGTGA
- the cobG gene encoding precorrin-3B synthase, with product MRPSACPGLVRVVAAADGGLCRIKLPGGRLDARQARAIAAAARAFGSGTIDATNRANLQLRGIRDGAADALTRALLEAGLGPPVDATSNADADAAALAASDDVRNVLLSPLAGHDPAALVDSRALAAPLFDMLAREPRRGELSPKFSIQLDGGESVAALDHPHDIWLAARRRGDGAVRVAAGLAGCPPVAHDDPPASVDVAPDQAAALVRALLLAFLDLAPADVTRMRALLATCGERALLERAQHYLPFPLEADPALAGWRRTCTDPTLRFGVRPSLDATRCNVGAQFVLGRLDATQLERLAALAETDGDGTLSMTPWQGVFLHDVSRERAPATLDALASLGLVCASSDPLATLVACAGSAGCAKARADTKHDARALAARIGHAVDVHLTGCERHCALPHPATHTLVAVAPAHYDLYRRDAAAGLGAPLARHLTIDQAAARLTGARHSQDTTDA from the coding sequence GTGCGCCCGTCGGCCTGCCCGGGGCTCGTGCGCGTGGTCGCGGCCGCCGACGGCGGGCTGTGCCGGATCAAGCTGCCGGGCGGCCGGCTCGATGCGCGCCAGGCGCGTGCGATCGCCGCCGCCGCGCGCGCCTTCGGCTCCGGCACGATCGACGCGACCAATCGCGCGAATCTCCAGCTGCGCGGCATTCGTGACGGCGCGGCCGACGCGCTGACGCGTGCGTTGCTCGAAGCGGGTCTCGGCCCGCCCGTCGACGCCACCTCGAATGCAGACGCCGATGCGGCCGCGCTCGCCGCGAGCGACGACGTGCGCAACGTGCTGCTCAGCCCGCTCGCCGGCCACGACCCTGCCGCGCTCGTCGACAGCCGCGCGCTTGCCGCGCCGCTCTTCGACATGCTGGCGCGCGAGCCCCGCCGCGGCGAGCTGTCGCCGAAATTCTCGATCCAGCTCGACGGCGGCGAATCGGTTGCGGCGCTCGATCATCCTCACGACATCTGGCTGGCCGCCCGGCGTCGCGGCGACGGCGCGGTGCGCGTCGCGGCCGGGCTGGCCGGTTGTCCGCCGGTCGCGCACGATGACCCACCCGCTTCGGTCGATGTCGCGCCCGATCAAGCTGCTGCGCTGGTCCGCGCGCTGCTGCTCGCGTTTCTCGATCTCGCACCGGCCGACGTCACGCGGATGCGCGCGCTGCTCGCAACATGCGGCGAACGCGCGCTGCTCGAACGCGCGCAGCACTACCTGCCCTTCCCGCTTGAAGCCGATCCGGCACTCGCCGGCTGGCGCCGCACGTGCACCGACCCGACGCTGCGTTTCGGCGTGCGCCCGTCGCTCGATGCGACGCGCTGCAACGTCGGCGCGCAATTCGTGCTCGGCCGACTCGATGCCACCCAACTGGAACGGCTCGCGGCGCTGGCCGAAACCGACGGCGACGGCACGCTGTCGATGACGCCATGGCAAGGCGTGTTCTTGCATGACGTCTCGCGCGAACGCGCACCGGCCACGCTCGATGCGCTCGCGTCGCTTGGCCTCGTCTGCGCGTCGTCGGACCCGCTGGCGACGCTCGTCGCGTGCGCCGGCAGCGCGGGCTGCGCGAAGGCGCGCGCCGACACGAAGCACGACGCACGCGCGCTCGCCGCCCGCATCGGCCATGCAGTCGACGTGCACCTGACCGGCTGCGAACGCCACTGCGCGCTGCCGCATCCCGCGACGCACACGCTCGTCGCGGTGGCGCCCGCGCACTACGACCTTTACCGGCGCGACGCCGCCGCGGGCCTTGGCGCCCCGCTCGCGCGCCATCTGACGATTGACCAGGCCGCGGCCCGACTGACGGGCGCGCGGCACAGCCAGGACACCACCGATGCTTGA
- the cobJ gene encoding precorrin-3B C(17)-methyltransferase, with translation MTTPPAIVILGAGALDTARRIQARYPGALVHGLASRVAADVPFDDLGAHLRELYARGVPIVALCAAGIVIRCIAPALADKGIEPPVLAVAEDGSAVVPLLGGLTGVNVIAREIAACVGVAPAITTSGELRFGACVLNPPEGYALADLGQGKRFVSDLLAGASTRIDGAAPWLDDVALPRDEAAAHAIRVTPDAWRGSRDELVIHPRSVVVGVDARAIHADEALAARIDAALDSQGLARLALAAIVAPASAIGDGVLEEAAQTLDVPLRFVDADADATDDAATLLGRALRVAHTLRAPTNGIACAVASHPVDPATLGRARGRLTVLGLGPGGAEWLTPAARAALEDATDILGYTTYVNMAGPFRADQRVHGTDNREEMQRARHAFELAAEGRRVAVVSSGDPGVFAMAAAVLEALDEARDPHWAAVDLRVEPGISASLATAAQAGAPLGHDFCAISLSDNLKPWDVIETRLRHAAQADLVMAFYNPISRARPWQLDRALDAVRAHRSAETVVVLGRDIGRPGATLTTTTLGALRSDQVDMRTMVIVGSSTTRRFAIGNAREWVYTPRWYR, from the coding sequence ATGACCACGCCGCCCGCGATCGTGATTCTCGGCGCGGGCGCGCTCGATACCGCGCGGCGCATCCAGGCGCGTTATCCGGGTGCGCTCGTGCATGGCCTCGCATCGCGTGTCGCGGCCGACGTGCCGTTCGACGATCTCGGCGCGCATCTGCGTGAACTCTATGCGCGCGGTGTGCCGATCGTCGCGCTGTGCGCGGCCGGCATCGTGATCCGCTGCATCGCCCCCGCGCTCGCCGACAAGGGCATCGAGCCGCCCGTGCTCGCGGTGGCGGAAGACGGCTCGGCGGTCGTGCCGCTGCTCGGCGGGCTGACGGGTGTCAACGTGATCGCGCGGGAAATCGCCGCATGCGTCGGCGTCGCGCCGGCGATCACGACGAGCGGCGAACTGCGCTTCGGCGCGTGCGTGCTCAATCCGCCGGAAGGCTATGCGCTTGCCGATCTCGGCCAGGGCAAGCGCTTCGTCTCCGATCTGCTCGCGGGCGCGTCGACGCGCATCGACGGCGCGGCGCCGTGGCTCGACGATGTTGCGCTGCCGCGCGACGAAGCCGCCGCGCATGCGATCCGCGTGACCCCCGACGCATGGCGCGGGTCGCGCGACGAACTCGTGATTCATCCGCGCAGCGTCGTGGTCGGCGTCGATGCGCGGGCTATCCACGCGGATGAAGCGCTTGCCGCACGCATTGATGCAGCACTCGATTCGCAAGGTCTCGCGCGGCTGGCGCTCGCCGCGATCGTTGCGCCCGCATCGGCAATCGGTGATGGCGTACTGGAAGAAGCGGCGCAAACGCTCGACGTGCCGCTGCGCTTCGTAGATGCCGACGCTGACGCGACAGATGATGCGGCCACCCTGCTCGGCCGCGCGTTGCGCGTCGCGCACACGCTGCGCGCCCCGACGAACGGCATCGCATGCGCGGTCGCGTCGCATCCGGTCGATCCCGCCACGCTCGGCCGTGCACGCGGCCGACTGACGGTGCTCGGCCTCGGCCCGGGCGGCGCCGAGTGGCTCACGCCGGCCGCGCGCGCCGCGCTCGAGGACGCGACCGACATCCTCGGCTACACGACCTACGTGAACATGGCCGGCCCGTTCCGCGCCGACCAGCGCGTGCATGGCACCGACAATCGCGAGGAGATGCAGCGCGCGCGCCATGCGTTCGAGCTTGCAGCCGAAGGCCGGCGCGTCGCGGTCGTGTCGTCGGGCGATCCGGGCGTGTTCGCGATGGCCGCGGCCGTGCTCGAAGCGCTCGACGAAGCGCGCGATCCGCACTGGGCCGCGGTCGACCTGCGCGTGGAGCCCGGCATCTCGGCGTCGCTCGCGACGGCCGCGCAGGCCGGTGCGCCGCTCGGTCACGACTTCTGCGCGATTTCGCTGTCGGACAACCTGAAGCCGTGGGACGTGATCGAGACGCGCCTGCGGCACGCGGCGCAGGCCGATCTGGTGATGGCGTTCTACAACCCGATCTCGCGTGCACGGCCGTGGCAGCTCGATCGTGCGCTCGATGCCGTGCGCGCGCACCGCAGCGCCGAGACGGTGGTCGTGCTCGGCCGCGACATCGGCCGGCCGGGCGCGACGCTCACGACGACGACGCTCGGCGCGTTGCGCAGCGACCAGGTCGACATGCGCACGATGGTGATCGTCGGCTCGTCGACGACGCGGCGCTTCGCAATCGGCAACGCACGCGAGTGGGTCTATACGCCGCGCTGGTATCGCTGA
- a CDS encoding precorrin-2 C(20)-methyltransferase, with the protein MTTARGRLFGVGVGPGDPELMTIKALRVLQAAPVVAYFVAKGKKGNAYGIVEAHLQDAQTQLPLVYPVTTEALPPPLCYETVIADFYDTAAEIVAAHLDAGRDVAVICEGDPFFYGSYMYLHDRLAPRYDTEVIPGVCAMLGGTAVLGQPLVYRNQSLSVLSGVLPEHELRERLARADAAVVMKLGRNFDKVRRVLDELGLAKRALYVERATMASQRIVPLDEVDPMASPYFSLLVVPGEKWQG; encoded by the coding sequence ATGACGACCGCGCGCGGACGCCTGTTCGGTGTCGGTGTCGGCCCCGGCGATCCCGAACTGATGACGATCAAGGCGCTGCGCGTGCTGCAGGCCGCGCCGGTGGTCGCGTATTTCGTCGCGAAGGGCAAGAAAGGTAATGCGTACGGCATCGTCGAAGCGCACCTCCAGGACGCGCAGACGCAGCTGCCGCTGGTCTATCCGGTGACGACCGAGGCCTTGCCGCCGCCGCTGTGCTACGAGACGGTGATTGCCGACTTCTACGACACGGCCGCCGAGATCGTTGCCGCGCACCTCGACGCGGGGCGCGACGTCGCGGTGATCTGCGAAGGCGACCCGTTCTTCTACGGCTCGTACATGTACCTGCACGACCGCCTCGCGCCGCGCTACGACACCGAGGTGATTCCGGGCGTGTGCGCGATGCTCGGGGGCACCGCGGTGCTCGGCCAACCGCTCGTCTATCGCAACCAGAGCCTGTCGGTGCTGTCGGGCGTGCTGCCCGAGCATGAACTGCGCGAGCGGCTCGCGCGGGCCGACGCGGCCGTCGTGATGAAGCTCGGGCGCAATTTCGACAAGGTGCGGCGCGTGCTCGACGAGCTGGGGCTCGCGAAGCGCGCGCTGTATGTCGAGCGCGCGACGATGGCGAGCCAGCGCATCGTGCCGCTCGACGAAGTCGACCCGATGGCGTCGCCGTATTTCTCGCTGCTCGTCGTGCCGGGGGAAAAATGGCAAGGATGA